From Pseudomonas putida, one genomic window encodes:
- a CDS encoding response regulator transcription factor, translating to MNKVLIVDDHPVIRLAVRMLMERHGYDVVAETDNGVAALQLTREYLPDIVVLDIGIPKLDGLEVIARMASASPGSRVLVLTSQAPGHFSMRCMQAGASGYVCKQQELTELLSAIKAVLSGYSYFPNQALHKSRGRVGGGSETEMVDRLSAREMMVLQQLARGRSNKEIADSMFLSNKTVSTYKTRLLLKLNAHSLVDLIELARRHGLT from the coding sequence ATGAATAAAGTCCTTATCGTGGATGATCATCCTGTCATACGCTTGGCAGTGCGAATGCTGATGGAGCGGCATGGATACGATGTGGTCGCGGAAACCGACAACGGCGTGGCAGCTTTGCAGCTAACCCGGGAGTACCTGCCCGATATCGTGGTACTGGATATCGGCATTCCCAAGCTCGATGGGCTGGAAGTCATCGCCCGCATGGCTTCGGCAAGCCCGGGCAGCCGGGTGCTGGTGCTTACCTCGCAGGCCCCCGGGCATTTCTCGATGCGTTGTATGCAGGCGGGGGCTTCAGGCTACGTGTGCAAGCAACAGGAACTCACCGAACTGCTCAGTGCGATCAAGGCTGTGCTGTCTGGTTACAGCTATTTTCCCAACCAGGCATTGCACAAGTCGCGCGGCCGGGTTGGGGGTGGCAGCGAGACGGAAATGGTCGATCGCCTGTCGGCGCGGGAGATGATGGTGCTGCAGCAACTGGCGCGGGGCAGGTCCAACAAGGAGATAGCCGACAGCATGTTCCTCAGCAACAAGACGGTCAGTACCTACAAGACCCGTCTGCTACTCAAGCTCAATGCTCACTCGCTGGTGGACTTGATCGAATTGGCCCGGCGCCATGGCCTGACGTGA
- a CDS encoding PA3496 family putative envelope integrity protein: MSNDKDELSIEEDFATAEDDAEPLVETAKTNLSKRRTIDNLLEERRLQRQLADFDYDL; encoded by the coding sequence ATGAGTAACGATAAAGACGAACTGTCGATCGAAGAAGACTTTGCCACCGCTGAAGACGACGCCGAACCTCTGGTTGAAACCGCAAAGACCAACCTGAGCAAGCGGCGTACTATCGACAACCTTCTGGAAGAGCGGCGCCTGCAACGGCAACTCGCCGATTTCGACTACGACCTGTAA
- the nth gene encoding endonuclease III: MNAAKRLEIFRRLHEDNPDPKTELAYTTPFELLVAVTLSAQSTDVGVNKATARLFPVANTPHAIYALGVEGLSEYIKTIGLYNSKARNVIEACRLLIERHGGEVPQNREALEALPGVGRKTANVVLNTAFRQPTMAVDTHIFRVSNRTGIAPGKTVLEVEKKLLKFVPKDYLLDAHHWLILHGRYVCQARKPRCGSCRIEDLCEFKQKTSDD; this comes from the coding sequence ATGAATGCCGCAAAACGCCTGGAGATCTTTCGCAGGCTGCACGAAGACAATCCCGACCCCAAGACAGAGCTGGCTTACACCACGCCTTTCGAACTACTCGTGGCCGTGACACTGTCGGCACAGTCCACCGATGTCGGGGTCAACAAGGCCACCGCCCGCCTGTTCCCGGTCGCCAATACGCCCCACGCCATCTACGCACTCGGGGTCGAAGGCCTGAGCGAGTACATCAAGACCATCGGGCTGTATAACAGCAAGGCCAGGAATGTGATCGAAGCCTGTCGCTTGCTGATCGAACGGCATGGGGGCGAAGTTCCGCAAAACCGGGAGGCGCTGGAGGCGCTACCCGGTGTTGGCCGCAAGACCGCCAATGTGGTGCTCAATACCGCCTTCCGCCAGCCCACCATGGCGGTCGACACGCATATTTTCAGGGTCAGCAACCGCACCGGTATCGCACCGGGCAAGACCGTACTGGAAGTCGAGAAAAAACTGCTCAAGTTCGTGCCCAAGGATTACCTGCTCGATGCCCATCACTGGCTCATCTTGCATGGGCGCTACGTGTGCCAGGCGCGCAAGCCACGGTGCGGCAGTTGCCGGATCGAGGACCTGTGCGAGTTCAAGCAGAAGACGTCTGACGATTGA